One region of Natronorubrum aibiense genomic DNA includes:
- a CDS encoding pyridoxal-phosphate-dependent aminotransferase family protein — MAQQPSTSTDADHAPSVDELTPPDRTLMGPGPSDVNPRVLRAMSTPLIGHLDPSFVEIMNEVQELLRYTFRTDNQWTIPVSGTGSAAMEAAIGNVIEPGETMLVPTNGYFGGRMASMARRAGGDVVEVDAPWGEPLDPADVSDALAEHDPDVFGFVHAETSTGVLQPDVPELTAAAHDHDTLVIADTVTSLGGVELRVDDWDIDVAYSGPQKCLSCPPGASPLTLSDEAMEKVLSREEAPRSWYLDLSLLEGYWGDERAYHHTAPITNVYAIREALRLVAEEGIEERWARHERVAGALKAGMEGLGLEMNAPDEYWLPSLNAVRVPEGVDDGEVCDALLERYDLEVAGGLGDLAGDIFRIGCMGHSARPKNVIYVVTALGDVLESMGADVDPGAGVSAARNTLEE, encoded by the coding sequence ATGGCTCAGCAACCGTCGACATCGACCGATGCGGATCACGCACCGTCCGTTGACGAACTCACACCACCGGACCGTACCCTGATGGGGCCCGGACCGAGCGACGTGAATCCACGGGTGCTGCGAGCGATGAGCACGCCGCTCATTGGCCATCTCGACCCCTCGTTCGTCGAGATCATGAACGAAGTTCAGGAGCTGTTGCGCTATACGTTCCGGACGGACAACCAGTGGACGATCCCCGTCTCGGGGACCGGATCGGCAGCCATGGAGGCGGCGATCGGCAACGTCATCGAGCCGGGTGAGACGATGCTCGTTCCGACGAACGGCTACTTCGGCGGCCGAATGGCGTCGATGGCTCGTCGTGCGGGCGGCGACGTCGTCGAAGTCGATGCGCCGTGGGGGGAGCCGCTCGATCCGGCCGACGTATCCGATGCGCTCGCCGAACACGATCCCGACGTCTTCGGTTTCGTCCACGCCGAGACGAGTACGGGCGTGCTCCAGCCCGACGTCCCGGAGCTGACCGCCGCCGCACACGACCACGACACGCTCGTGATCGCCGACACCGTCACGTCGCTCGGCGGGGTTGAACTTCGCGTCGACGACTGGGATATCGACGTCGCCTACTCGGGCCCACAGAAGTGTCTCTCCTGTCCGCCGGGTGCGAGCCCGCTGACGCTCTCCGACGAGGCGATGGAGAAAGTCCTCTCCCGCGAGGAAGCCCCTCGCTCGTGGTATCTCGACCTCTCCTTGCTCGAGGGCTACTGGGGCGACGAACGTGCCTACCACCACACGGCACCGATCACGAACGTCTACGCGATCCGTGAAGCGCTGCGACTGGTCGCTGAAGAAGGCATCGAAGAACGCTGGGCACGCCACGAGCGCGTTGCCGGCGCGTTGAAAGCCGGTATGGAAGGACTGGGACTCGAGATGAACGCGCCCGACGAGTACTGGCTGCCGAGTCTCAACGCCGTTCGCGTCCCCGAGGGCGTCGACGACGGCGAAGTCTGTGACGCCCTGCTCGAGCGCTACGACTTAGAGGTCGCAGGCGGTCTTGGCGATCTGGCCGGCGACATCTTCCGGATCGGCTGTATGGGTCACTCCGCACGCCCGAAGAACGTCATTTACGTCGTGACGGCGCTGGGTG